A stretch of DNA from Pseudonocardia hierapolitana:
GCGGCGACCGAAGGCGACGAGCGCGAGCCCTGCCGGCGTGACGCCGATGGTGAGCGCACCGATCGGTGCAGGCGCTTCCACCACGGAACGAACGATGGCCATGGCGCCCAGTGTGACGCGACCCCCCGACAGTTCCAGCCCCTACGCGGGGAAGAGATCGACCTTCAGGTGGTGGGTGGCCCAGTCCGCCCAGTCCTGCGGCGGCCAGCCCTGCGTGACGACCAGCAGGCCGTAGGTCTCGTGCGACAGCACCGTCGAGACGATCTCGGTGGCGCGCTGCAGCGAGATCTGCGTGGTGAACCCCGGCTTCTCCGCGAGCTCGTCCACCGCCTGCGCGTGCACCGCGAGCTCCGCCCGCCGGGTGCGGTCGAGCAGCTCGGCGGGTTCGGGGTCCGCCGCGGCGGCCCGCAGCACCGCGTCGAGCGGGAAGCGCCGCTCGACCTGCGCCGCGACGTGCTCGACGTAGCGGCGCAGGGCCGCAGGCCCCTCCTGCTCGGCCCGCACGTGCGCCGTCCACCCGATCGGCTGCTCGTCGGGTTCGACGGCGAGCGCGGCCTCCAGGACGGCTGCCTTGCTGCCGAAGGACAGGTAGAGCGTCTGCACCGCCACGCCCGCCGCACGGGCGATGCCGGCCATCGTCGTCTCCACGTACCCGTCGCGGACGAACAACGGTGTCGCGGCCGCGACCACCCGCTGCCGCGTGGCCATGGCCCGTTCGGCGCGGGCGGCGCGAGTACGGGTCGACAAACTGGAACTCCTTGCTGGAATGCCATTACAGCATCAGGTTACATCACCAAGATAAACAACGATCTTCAACACGCCGATCCGCCCGCTCGACCTGCGCCTCACGCGTCGCCGCGGGTCGCCTCCGCCCACCGCACGGACCACGCCCGCAGGGGCGCGATCGCGTCGCCCAGGTCCTCCCCGAGCGGCGTCAGGCGATGGGCCCTGTTCTCGTCCTGCTCGACGAGGCCGGCCGCGCGGAGCTCACCGAGGCGGGTGTTGAGCACCGTCGGGGACAGCCCGTCGCACCGCTCCTGCAACGCCCTGAAGCCGACGGCCCCGTCCCGCAGCTCCCACAGGATTCGCAGCGCCCACCGGCGGCCGAGCAGGTCGAAGGCCGCCATGATCGGGCGGCCGGTCCGCGATCCGCGGACGGGCGAGCCGGGGAGGGGCGGTGGTGCGTCATCCACGGCGACCATTGTCCCCGGACGAGCACCTGCGCTACGAAGTACGTAGCGAGAGGGGGGCGCGGTGCGCATTGTGGGGGTCCGGGAACGGACGGTGCCGATCTCGCGCTACGCCACCGGCGAGGCCATCGGGGGCGACCTCGACACCACGGCGGTCGCGGTGGTCACCGACGTCCTCCGGGACGGCGAGCCGATCGTCGGCTTCGGTTTCTCGTCCGTCGGGCGGTTCGGGCAAGGCGGGTTGATCCGCGACCGGTTCGCGCCACGCCTCCTCGCCGCGGCCGACGAGGTGGCGTCGGCCGCGGGCGACAACATCGATCCCTTCCGGGCATGGGACCGCATGATGAGGGCGGAGAAGCCCGGGGGCCACGGTGAGCGGTGCGTCGCCGTCGGGACGCTGGACATGGCCCTCTGGGACGCGGCGGCCAAGATCGCCGACCGGCCGCTGCACGCGTTCCTCACCCACGCGACCGGGGCGAGCGGACCCGCCGCCCGCGTTCCCGTCTACGCGGGCGGCGGCTACTACTTCCCCGAGGACGACGTCGACCGCCTCACCGACGAGGTGCGCGGGTTCCTCGACCAGGGCCACACCCACGTCAAGATCAAGATCGGGGGCCGCACGCTCGGCGAGGACCTCGAGCGGATCGAGGCCGTCCTGGCGGTGCTCCCGAGCGCGGATCGCCTCGCGGTGGACGCCATGAACCGCTACGACCCCGACCAGGCGGTCCGGGTGGCGTGCGCGCTGGCCCCGTACGGGCTCCGGTGGTTCGAGGACGTGTGCGACCCGCTCGACTTCGCAGCACACGCGCGGATCGCCGAGCACTACGCGCCACCGCTCGCGGCGGGCGAAGCACTGTTCTCGGCCGCGGACGCGCAGAACCTCGCTCGCCACGGCGGCCTGCGACCTGACCGGGACGTGCTGGTCTTCGACCCGGCACACTGCTACGGCCTGCCCGGCTTCCTGCAGATCGTGCAGGTCATGGAAGCCGCGGGATGGGGCCGCGGCGCCTTCCAGCCGCACGGCGGGCACCTGTTCTCGCTGCACATCGCGGCGGCGCTCGGCCTCGGCGGGAGTGAGGCGAACCCGCACAACTTCCAGCCCTTCGGCGGGTTCGCCGACGCCGCGGTCGTCGAGGACGGCCACGTCCGGCCGCCCGATGCTCCGGGGATCGGCTTCGAGACCCGGTCAGACCTGTTCGCCCTGTTCCGTTCGTTGCTCTGACCAGGGGAAGCGCGGGGCCCACGGCTCGAGCGGCAGGCGCATCGACGTGATGACCGTGGACAGGGTCCGGTACCAGCCGCAGAGGACGATCAGCTCGAGCAGCTGGGCCGGCTCGAGGATCGCGGCGAGCTCCTGCCAGGTCCGGTCGCTCAGCTGCCCGTCGTCGGCGAGCTCGTCGGCCGCCGTGACCAGCAAGCGCGTGTGCTGGTCGAAGGCAGGCGAATCGGCAGGCCCGGTCGCCAGGGCTCCCAGCACGGCCTCGTCGAGCCCGACCGACGGACCGAAGACGACCGCGTGCACCCCCCACTCGTACTCGGCGCCCGCCCGCGCCGTGGTGCGCGCGATGAGCACCTCGCGGTCCCTGGCCGGCAGCAGTCCCTTGTTGAGCAGCCCGGACGCCATCGGCCGCATCCGATCTGCGAGGTCGCGATGGATCGCGAGCACCCGGAACAGCAGCAGCGGGTCGAACGGGACGTCCGGTGGCATCAGCTTGCCGAGCAGCCGCTCGACGTCCTCGTCGTAGGGAGGGTGCAGCGGGGCGAGTCGCGGTTCCATCTCCCCGATGATACTGATTACGTAGCAACCTCGCGGATCTCGCCGAGGGTCCTCGGCTGCGTCAGCCGCCAGTGGTTGCCGAACGGATCGCGGAACGCGGCATCGATCCCGTAGAACCGCTCCTCGGGCTCCTCGGTGAACTCGACACCCCGCGCCTTCAGCTCCTCGTAGGTCGCCCGGCAGTCGTCCGTCCGGAGGGCACCGAGCCCCAGGTAGCCGCGGGCGACCAGGCTCCGCAGCTGCCCGGCGATCGGCTCCTCGACCACCGGCGGCTCCGGCACGACCAGCATCATCGGCATGTCGGAGCAGCCGGGCGGGTGGACGGTCAGCCAGCGGAAGCCGTCCATCTCGCGGTCGATGCCCACCTCGAAGCCGAGCACGTCCACGTAGAAGCGCTTGGCCTCGTCGAGGTCGAGGACGTTCAGGCAGACCAGAGCGAATCCCGTGATCATGGCCGTCGAGCGTAGGCCGTGACCTCGTGGACGGCCGCGGCCAGCGCGTCCGGCGCCACGTCGTGGGTCTGGCCGGGCAGCTCGCCGTAGGTCGCACCGGGGATCGCGTCCGCGGCCGTCCTGCCGGCGGCGCGGAACCAGTCCGGACTCCCACCGCCGGTGAACACCGCGGTCGGAACGGTGATCGTGGCGAACCGCTCGCCGGGGATGCTCCCGTCACCCATCACGGCGGCGTCGTACGCGAGCGTCGGCGCGAGCTTCTCGCCCTGTGCCCAGTACGGCGACCGCCGGATGCCGGCGATCGCCTCTGCCGGCAGGCCGACCACGGTCATGAACAGCTCCAGCGCGTCGCCACGTCGCCCCTCGGCCAGCAGGGCGCGGATCCGCTCGGCGTACTCGCGCGCCGCCCGCTGTGCGGCCGCGTCGAGCCGGAACGGGGGCTCCCACATCACGAGGTGCCCGATTCGCAGTCCGGATGCCGCGGCGTGCGCCGCGAGCACCGCGCCCGACGAGAGGCCGACGACCAGGGCCGAGCCGCCCGCCGCGGCGAGCAGGATCTCCAGGTCCTCGATCTCGCGCTCGACGGCGTACGGCAGCGTGTCGGTGCTGTCGCCGCGGCCGCGACGGTCGTAGTTGAGCACGGTGAAGTGGGCGCCGAGGCCTTCCGCGATACGAGCGTCGACAGCACGGTCGCACGAGGCTCCCGCCACGAGTACCAGCGGCGGCCCCGCGCCGATCTGGTCGAAGGCGATGGTCGTTCCGTCTGCCGAGGTCACGGTCTCCATGCCGGGGACGCTACGAGCGCGACCACCGCGGCTGCTTCTCCAAAACCGCTCAACCCGCGGGGCGCGTGTACCGCCGGACCAGGCAGGAGGGGACGGTCGCGAGCTCGTCGTGGCCCGCCCGGTTGCGGTAGGACGAGGGGCTCTCGCCGACGAAACGGCGGAACTGGGTGCTGAACGAGCCGAGGCTGGTGAACCCGACGGCGAGGCAGACCTCCGTGACGGGCAGCTCGCCCGCGCGCAGCAACGCCTTGGCCCGCTCCATCCTCCTGCGGAGGAGGTAGCGATGGGGTGTCTCACCGAAGGCGGCCTTGAACGACCGGCTGAAGTAGTCCTCGGAGACGTGGGCGCTGCGAGCGAGCGCAGGCACGTCGAGCGGCCCGGCGAAGGCACGGTCGATCAGGTCCCGCACCCGCAGCAGGTGCCGGGAGAGCGGGATCGCCTGCGTCACCGGCCTGACGGTACTCAGGATTCCCGCCATGCGGCGGTGATCCGGAGCCGCTCGTGCCACAGGGCCTCGGCGGCGCCACCGGGCTCCCACTCGCGCGTGAAGTCGGCGAGCTCGGCACACCGCTCGACCATCGCCGCCTGCCGGTCCCGCCACGGGAACGACGTTCCATACCGCGAGTACAGCTCCGGGATCGCGGCCTTGTCGCCGGGGTGGTGCATCCGCACGATCCACTCGCACCACGCGAGGTCGACCACCGGCTCGACGCGGCAGGACGAGGAGAACTCCCAGTCCAGAACGGCCGTGGTCTGCAGTGAGTCCGGGTCGAGCAGCGTGTTGTTGGGCCCGAAGTCGCCGTGTGCGAAGCCGGCCGCGTGAATCTGGCGCAGGACGGCTCCGCACGCCGCGAGCACCCGGTCGGCACATCCCGCGGCGATCAGGTCCTGACCGTGGTCACCCGCCACGAACTCCAGCGTGAGGGAGCCGGGCGCACGCCCTAGGACGGCGGGGACGGGGACGCGCCCGGCGAGGGCCGTCAACGCCACGTACTCGCGCTCGGCCCGCTCCTCCGCCCGAGGACCTGCGTACGTCTTGAGGACCGTAGCGCCATGACCGACGGTGGTGTTGGTGTAACCGTGCTTCAGCGCCGGACGCCGGAGAGCTCGCCGAGCTGCTTGATCGCGTTCGTGGCGGGCCCGGTGTCGACCAGCCGGTCGATCGGCGGTGCCTCCCCGTCGAGGATGCCGAGCTGGCGCATCGTGTCGACCGTGGACCGGATCCGCTCGGGGTCCAGGCCGGTGTTCAGCGGGAAGATCTGCCGTTCCTTCAGCAGGATGTCGTACGCCTCGGAGATGATCGAGTCGTCGAAGCCGGTGGCGTCGGCGACGATGCGCACCGTCTCGTCCTTGTTGCTGTACATGTAGCGGTGCGTCTTGGTGATGGCCGTGAGCAGTCTTTCGGCCTTGTCCCGGTTGGCCTCCAACCAGGTACGGGACACGAAGAACGTGCCGTAGTGGTAGTTCGGGACGATGTCGGCGAGGTTCGCGAGCACGTGCAGGTTGCCGTAGGCGTGCGCGGCGGCGACCGCTTGCTCGGTCTGCAGGATCGCGGACTGGATGCGGCCGTCCACGAGGGCCGCCGTGTACGCCTGTGCGTCCACCGGCACGTACTGCACGTCGTTGGGCGTCAGCCCGCCCTGCTGGAGCACGAGCCTGGTCATGACCTCCCGGAACGCGCCCACCTCCTGCACTCCGAGCGGCCGGCCGCGCAGGTCGGCCGGGGTGAGGATGTCCTTCGGCGTGACCGCGGAGACCGCGAGCCGGTCGCTCGGGGCACCGATGATGACGATGTCGGTACCGCCTGCGGCGGCGTTGACCACCGGCTCGATGCTGGACGCCCCGATGTCGATCTGCCCCTCGGCGACCGCCTGCACCACGGAGACGCCCGAGCGGAAGTTCTGGATCTCGGCCGCGACGCCGTAGTCGGCCAGGAAGCCCTTCTCCTTCGCGACGAGGACGTCGGCGTTGGCGAAGCTCGTGACGCCCGTGGGCAGGCCGATCCGCAGGATCGGAGACCCGCCCGCGGCCGCCGCCTCGGGTTCCTCGCCCAACGCTCCGCACCCCGCGGTGAGCGCGGACAGCGCGACGAAAAGGACGGCGAGCAACCGCCGCGGTCGTGACGACATGGAAACCTCTCAGTCTCTCGCCGACCAGCGGACGACGCGACGCTCGATGAACTCGAGGAGCGCGGTGAGGAGCACACCGAGGGCCGCGATCACGAGGATGGGCACGAACGTGCGGTCGGTCTGGAAGCTGTTGGCGTTGGTGACGATCAGATAGCCGAGCCCGGAGAAGGCCGTGAAGAACTCGGCCACGATGACGCCGATCAGCGCCCGCCCGATCGCGAGCCGCAGGCCCGTGACCACGTACGGCAGCGCCGACGGGAGGATGAGGTCGAACCACATCCGGCGCTCACCGGAGCAGAACGAGCGCGCCACCTCGACGAGCTCGCGGTCGACCTCCTGCACCCCGCGCATCGTG
This window harbors:
- a CDS encoding TetR/AcrR family transcriptional regulator, with protein sequence MSTRTRAARAERAMATRQRVVAAATPLFVRDGYVETTMAGIARAAGVAVQTLYLSFGSKAAVLEAALAVEPDEQPIGWTAHVRAEQEGPAALRRYVEHVAAQVERRFPLDAVLRAAAADPEPAELLDRTRRAELAVHAQAVDELAEKPGFTTQISLQRATEIVSTVLSHETYGLLVVTQGWPPQDWADWATHHLKVDLFPA
- a CDS encoding VOC family protein; amino-acid sequence: MITGFALVCLNVLDLDEAKRFYVDVLGFEVGIDREMDGFRWLTVHPPGCSDMPMMLVVPEPPVVEEPIAGQLRSLVARGYLGLGALRTDDCRATYEELKARGVEFTEEPEERFYGIDAAFRDPFGNHWRLTQPRTLGEIREVAT
- a CDS encoding phosphotransferase; translation: MALTALAGRVPVPAVLGRAPGSLTLEFVAGDHGQDLIAAGCADRVLAACGAVLRQIHAAGFAHGDFGPNNTLLDPDSLQTTAVLDWEFSSSCRVEPVVDLAWCEWIVRMHHPGDKAAIPELYSRYGTSFPWRDRQAAMVERCAELADFTREWEPGGAAEALWHERLRITAAWRES
- a CDS encoding helix-turn-helix domain-containing protein; translated protein: MTQAIPLSRHLLRVRDLIDRAFAGPLDVPALARSAHVSEDYFSRSFKAAFGETPHRYLLRRRMERAKALLRAGELPVTEVCLAVGFTSLGSFSTQFRRFVGESPSSYRNRAGHDELATVPSCLVRRYTRPAG
- a CDS encoding enolase C-terminal domain-like protein, producing the protein MRIVGVRERTVPISRYATGEAIGGDLDTTAVAVVTDVLRDGEPIVGFGFSSVGRFGQGGLIRDRFAPRLLAAADEVASAAGDNIDPFRAWDRMMRAEKPGGHGERCVAVGTLDMALWDAAAKIADRPLHAFLTHATGASGPAARVPVYAGGGYYFPEDDVDRLTDEVRGFLDQGHTHVKIKIGGRTLGEDLERIEAVLAVLPSADRLAVDAMNRYDPDQAVRVACALAPYGLRWFEDVCDPLDFAAHARIAEHYAPPLAAGEALFSAADAQNLARHGGLRPDRDVLVFDPAHCYGLPGFLQIVQVMEAAGWGRGAFQPHGGHLFSLHIAAALGLGGSEANPHNFQPFGGFADAAVVEDGHVRPPDAPGIGFETRSDLFALFRSLL
- a CDS encoding alpha/beta fold hydrolase; the protein is METVTSADGTTIAFDQIGAGPPLVLVAGASCDRAVDARIAEGLGAHFTVLNYDRRGRGDSTDTLPYAVEREIEDLEILLAAAGGSALVVGLSSGAVLAAHAAASGLRIGHLVMWEPPFRLDAAAQRAAREYAERIRALLAEGRRGDALELFMTVVGLPAEAIAGIRRSPYWAQGEKLAPTLAYDAAVMGDGSIPGERFATITVPTAVFTGGGSPDWFRAAGRTAADAIPGATYGELPGQTHDVAPDALAAAVHEVTAYARRP
- a CDS encoding carboxymuconolactone decarboxylase family protein; the encoded protein is MEPRLAPLHPPYDEDVERLLGKLMPPDVPFDPLLLFRVLAIHRDLADRMRPMASGLLNKGLLPARDREVLIARTTARAGAEYEWGVHAVVFGPSVGLDEAVLGALATGPADSPAFDQHTRLLVTAADELADDGQLSDRTWQELAAILEPAQLLELIVLCGWYRTLSTVITSMRLPLEPWAPRFPWSEQRTEQGEQV
- a CDS encoding ABC transporter substrate-binding protein, translated to MSSRPRRLLAVLFVALSALTAGCGALGEEPEAAAAGGSPILRIGLPTGVTSFANADVLVAKEKGFLADYGVAAEIQNFRSGVSVVQAVAEGQIDIGASSIEPVVNAAAGGTDIVIIGAPSDRLAVSAVTPKDILTPADLRGRPLGVQEVGAFREVMTRLVLQQGGLTPNDVQYVPVDAQAYTAALVDGRIQSAILQTEQAVAAAHAYGNLHVLANLADIVPNYHYGTFFVSRTWLEANRDKAERLLTAITKTHRYMYSNKDETVRIVADATGFDDSIISEAYDILLKERQIFPLNTGLDPERIRSTVDTMRQLGILDGEAPPIDRLVDTGPATNAIKQLGELSGVRR
- a CDS encoding winged helix-turn-helix transcriptional regulator; amino-acid sequence: MDDAPPPLPGSPVRGSRTGRPIMAAFDLLGRRWALRILWELRDGAVGFRALQERCDGLSPTVLNTRLGELRAAGLVEQDENRAHRLTPLGEDLGDAIAPLRAWSVRWAEATRGDA